In Gallaecimonas pentaromativorans, the following are encoded in one genomic region:
- a CDS encoding YggS family pyridoxal phosphate-dependent enzyme, which produces MTTIAERLHDAAARIAKAATVSGRNPDAISLLAVSKRKPLEDVVAALAAGQLAFGENYVQEGVEKIQALSAAHPGHKAQWHLIGPLQSNKTALVAEHFDWVQSLDRAKIAKRLDEQRPAHLKPIQICIQVNISGEQSKSGVSPDEVLALAAAISALPKLTLRGLMAIGSDAGPDTQHREFHAMKTLFDELKGRYPQVDTLSMGMSGDLEIAIMEGTTMVRLGTALFGARTN; this is translated from the coding sequence ATGACAACCATAGCAGAACGCTTGCATGACGCGGCAGCGCGCATCGCCAAGGCCGCAACGGTTTCAGGCCGGAACCCGGATGCCATTAGTCTGCTTGCGGTAAGCAAGCGAAAACCCCTCGAGGATGTCGTTGCCGCCCTGGCCGCAGGCCAGCTGGCGTTCGGTGAGAATTATGTGCAGGAAGGGGTGGAGAAGATCCAGGCCCTGTCTGCCGCCCATCCCGGCCATAAGGCGCAGTGGCATCTTATTGGCCCCCTCCAGTCCAATAAGACGGCGCTGGTGGCTGAGCACTTCGATTGGGTGCAAAGCCTGGACCGTGCCAAAATCGCCAAACGCCTCGACGAACAAAGACCGGCTCACCTTAAACCCATCCAAATTTGCATACAAGTGAACATCAGTGGTGAACAAAGTAAGTCTGGTGTTAGCCCCGATGAGGTCCTGGCCCTGGCCGCTGCCATCAGCGCCCTGCCTAAGCTTACCCTGCGCGGGCTGATGGCCATTGGCAGTGATGCCGGCCCAGACACCCAGCACCGCGAGTTTCACGCCATGAAAACCCTCTTTGACGAGCTTAAGGGCCGGTATCCTCAGGTAGACACTTTGTCTATGGGGATGAGCGGCGACCTGGAAATCGCTATCATGGAGGGCACCACTATGGTTCGCCTGGGTACCGCCCTGTTCGGTGCCCGTACCAACTGA
- the proC gene encoding pyrroline-5-carboxylate reductase, whose product MEHKHIAFIGAGNMAGAIMGGLVASGYPAKAITAANRSEGKLETLADELGINTTTDNLKAAEAADVVVLGVKPNMMEGVVKQLAHLNDGKKLFISIAAGVTLAHFEAWFGKAVPMIRTMPNTPSLVGLGMTGLYASDTTNKDDKAISDMLMRAVGKTAWVKNEIELDHIIAAAGSAPAYFFLFMEAMEAKAMELGFDAATARELVQQTASGAAEMVRRRDMPIRELRRQVTSPGGTTAKAIESFQAAGLEKIVADAMDAAISRAAEMAKEL is encoded by the coding sequence ATGGAACACAAGCACATTGCATTTATCGGCGCGGGCAATATGGCCGGTGCCATCATGGGGGGCCTGGTGGCCTCCGGTTACCCCGCCAAGGCCATCACCGCCGCCAATCGCTCCGAGGGTAAGCTCGAGACCCTGGCCGATGAGCTGGGTATCAATACCACCACCGACAACCTCAAGGCGGCCGAAGCCGCCGACGTGGTGGTGCTGGGGGTCAAACCCAACATGATGGAAGGGGTGGTCAAACAGCTGGCGCACCTCAATGACGGCAAGAAGCTGTTTATCTCCATTGCCGCCGGGGTCACCCTGGCCCATTTTGAAGCCTGGTTTGGCAAAGCGGTCCCGATGATCCGCACCATGCCCAACACCCCGTCCCTGGTGGGCCTGGGCATGACCGGCCTGTACGCCTCAGACACCACCAACAAAGACGACAAAGCCATCAGCGATATGCTGATGCGGGCCGTGGGTAAAACTGCCTGGGTGAAAAACGAAATCGAACTGGACCACATCATCGCCGCTGCTGGCAGCGCCCCGGCCTACTTCTTCCTCTTTATGGAAGCCATGGAAGCCAAAGCCATGGAGCTGGGCTTTGACGCCGCCACCGCCCGCGAACTGGTGCAACAAACCGCCAGTGGCGCCGCGGAAATGGTGCGCCGCCGCGATATGCCCATCCGCGAGCTGCGCCGCCAGGTCACTTCCCCCGGCGGCACCACCGCCAAGGCCATTGAATCCTTCCAGGCCGCCGGCCTTGAGAAGATCGTTGC